From one Triticum aestivum cultivar Chinese Spring chromosome 4B, IWGSC CS RefSeq v2.1, whole genome shotgun sequence genomic stretch:
- the LOC123094708 gene encoding thaumatin-like protein, whose protein sequence is MASSKLFLLLISAIISMAITSTPAAAANGRIHLIMVNNCAESVWPAMLGTTGHATPQSGGFHLGPGEETTFDVPVGWSGRVWPRRGCSFDARGMGKCATGDCGGVLRCGGAPGATPATVVEMTLGTPQSPMHFYDVSLVDGFNAPVSMTPVGGGRGCGVAACGADLNVCCPSALEVRDREGRVAGCRSACLAMGSDKYCCTGDYGTPAACKPTMFSHLFKAICPRAYSYAFDDASSLNRCKANRYLITFCPPQPE, encoded by the exons ATGGCCTCCTCTaagctcttcctcctcctcatcagtgCCATCATCTCCATGGCAATCACTAGTACTC CGGCGGCTGCGGCAAATGGTCGCATACATCTCATCATGGTAAACAACTGCGCCGAGTCGGTGTGGCCGGCCATGCTCGGCACCACCGGCCACGCCACGCCGCAGTCGGGCGGCTTCCACCTCGGCCCCGGCGAAGAGACCACCTTCGACGTGCCGGTAGGGTGGTCGGGCCGGGTGTGGCCGCGCCGGGGCTGCTCCTTCGACGCGCGCGGCATGGGCAAGTGCGCCACGGGCGACTGCGGCGGCGTGCTGCGGTGCGGGGGCGCCCCGGGCGCCACCCCGGCCACCGTGGTGGAGATGACGCTGGGGACCCCCCAGTCGCCGATGCACTTCTACGACGTGAGCCTGGTGGACGGCTTCAACGCGCCCGTGTCCATGACGCCGGTCGGTGGCGGCCGCGGGTGCGGCGTGGCGGCGTGCGGGGCGGACCTGAACGTCTGCTGCCCGTCGGCGCTGGAGGTGAGGGACCGGGAAGGGAGGGTGGCCGGTTGCCGGAGCGCGTGCCTGGCGATGGGCAGCGACAAGTACTGCTGCACCGGGGATTACGGGACGCCGGCGGCGTGCAAGCCCACTATGTTCTCGCACCTGTTCAAGGCCATCTGCCCCAGAGCCTACAGCTACGCCTTCGACGACGCCTCAAGCCTCAACCGCTGCAAGGCCAACCGATACCTCATCACATTCTGCCCACCACAACCTGAATGA
- the LOC123094707 gene encoding putative cyclin-D7-1, with the protein MHMCSQAGTPMEDDDASGIILYCDEDPFADDSTPIPPPAASSVDVDDVQQVVDLAKEYKARERCYAPVGSSAYIRRLLHDHHQHGGVSSARTKAVHYIIYAFSRLGLAAASAFNAVNYLDRFLSINCHLSWEVWMVELVSVACLSVACKLDEVTIPSLHDLQMEEVTSHSFRASTIRDMELTLLKALQWRLSCVTPYSYLDLLPLPTTTAAANRSRCIRLLLRSLSEPSFLRFDASVVAAAALRCVALLQDHAHLIIPPLCRLGDESDECFKMMKALETSVGHHHHKYSTADQLQGSPISVIAFESTDRDSTVNSRSALSRRLFGTPTTLDP; encoded by the exons ATGCATATGTGCAGTCAGGCGGGGACACCGATGGAAGACGACGACGCGAGCGGGATCATTCTCTACTGCGACGAAGACCCTTTCGCCGACGACTCGACGCCAATTCCACCACCGGCAGCATCATCCGTCGACGTTGACGATGTGCAGCAGGTGGTTGATCTGGCCAAGGAGTACAAGGCCAGGGAGCGGTGCTATGCGCCCGTGGGGTCGTCTGCCTACATCCGCCGTCTCCTACACGACCATCATCAGCACGGCGGGGTGTCAAGCGCTAGGACCAAAGCCGTCCACTACATCATCTAC GCATTTAGCCGGTTGGGATTGGCAGCGGCGTCGGCGTTCAACGCAGTCAACTATCTGGACCGCTTCTTGTCCATCAACTGCCATCTG AGTTGGGAGGTATGGATGGTGGAACTGGTGAGCGTGGCGTGCCTGTCGGTTGCATGCAAGCTGGACGAGGTCACCATACCATCCCTCCACGATCTAcag ATGGAGGAGGTGACGAGTCATTCGTTCCGGGCGTCGACCATCCGGGACATGGAGCTGACGCTGCTCAAGGCGCTCCAATGGCGGTTGTCCTGCGTCACCCCATACTCCTACCTCGACCTCCTCCCACTTCCCACCACCACCGCTGCCGCCAATCGATCTCGTtgcatccgcctcctcctccgatccCTCTCCG AGCCCTCGTTTCTCCGATTTGACGCCTCTGTGGTTGCCGCCGCTGCACTCAGGTGTGTGGCCCTACTGCAGGATCATGCCCATCTCATTATCCCTCCACTCTGTCGATTG GGCGATGAGTCTGACGAGTGCTTCAAGATGATGAAAGCACTTGAAACAAGCGTGGGTcatcatcatcacaagtacagtACTGCCGACCAGCTGCAGGGGAGCCCGATTTCAGTGATTGCATTCGAGAGCACTGACCGTGACAGTACAGTTAACAGCAGGTCAGCACTCAGTCGGCGCCTATTTGGCACACCAACAACACTGGACCCATGA